From Rutidosis leptorrhynchoides isolate AG116_Rl617_1_P2 chromosome 3, CSIRO_AGI_Rlap_v1, whole genome shotgun sequence, a single genomic window includes:
- the LOC139899793 gene encoding uncharacterized protein → MKVLSVNIRGFGSGKDSTVGEFRKLIFREKPFVVAIQETKCNGVDIKCINRLWGSNDIGFIQKEKIGKSGGIMLLWDPKEFTTEQHYYSDFYISIKRKWRGRDETSYIVNVYGLHDDSNKKKMWASLENFVGQNDGAWVLCGDFNEVCNVFERQSFVFMDRRAKWFNDFIDNTHLIEVPLCGKKFTRICDNGIKFSKLDRFLISE, encoded by the coding sequence ATGAAAGTTTTATCAGTAAACATCAGGGGGTTCGGGTCAGGTAAAGACAGTACGGTGGGTGAATTTAGAAAACTTATTTTTCGTGAAAAACCGTTTGTAGTTGCTATTCAAGAAACAAAGTGTAACGGCGTGGATATTAAATGCATCAATCGTTTATGGGGGTCAAATGACATCGGGTTTATTCAAAAAGAAAAAATTGGCAAGTCGGGTGGGATTATGTTGTTATGGGATCCGAAGGAGTTTACTACCGAGCAACATTATTATAGTGATTTTTACATTTCAATCAAGCGGAAATGGAGGGGTAGGGATGAAACTTCGTATATAGTaaatgtttatggtcttcatgatgATTCTAACAAAAAGAAAATGTGGGCGAGTCTTGAGAATTTTGTAGGTCAAAACGATGGTGCATGGGTTCTTTGTGGAGATTTTAACGAAGTATGTAATGTTTTCGAAAGGCAAAGTTTTGTTTTTATGGATAGAAGAGCCAAATGGTTTAACGATTTCATAGACAACACTCATCTTATTGAAGTCCCTCTTTGTGGCAAAAAGTTTACAAGAATATGTGACAACGGGATCAAATTTAGCAAGCTTGACAGATTTCTTATTTCCGAATAA